One Archangium violaceum genomic window, CCCGGCCGGACACGGTGAGACGCGCCCGCGGGGCTCCGCGTCTCAGATGCGCGTGAAGGACCAGCTCACCGCGTGGCCGTCGGCGTAGGGCATGACGCCGTGGAAGGACCGCGGGTCGCCGTCGAACACCAGCGGCAGGAAGTGGCGGTCCCCATCCCAGAGCGGCAGGCTCATGATGTCCTTCACCGGGACCCAGGAGAGCGTCCCCTCCGCGTTGCGCTCGTAGGGCGTGCCCTCGAAGCGGTCGATGCGGAAGACGAAGCCGAGCCAGTCCTCTCCCTTCGGGCCGAAGCCGGGCCAGCTGATGGTGCCTCGCAGCGTCAGCTCCGTGCACTCGATGCCCGCCTCCTCGCGAATCTCCCGGCGCATGCAGGAGACCACGTCCTCGCCGGGCTCCATCTTCCCGCCGAGCCCGTTGTACTTGCCGAGGTGCGCATCGTTCTGACGCGCATTGCGATGGATGAGCAGCACCTTCGTCCCGTCCGGGGACATGACGTAGCCGAGCGTGCCAATGATGGGCGTGTAGCG contains:
- a CDS encoding NUDIX hydrolase; amino-acid sequence: MRYTPIIGTLGYVMSPDGTKVLLIHRNARQNDAHLGKYNGLGGKMEPGEDVVSCMRREIREEAGIECTELTLRGTISWPGFGPKGEDWLGFVFRIDRFEGTPYERNAEGTLSWVPVKDIMSLPLWDGDRHFLPLVFDGDPRSFHGVMPYADGHAVSWSFTRI